CAAACAATGAATTCTGGTCTCTATTAGGCAATGCCATTGCAAATTCGTCAGGTCCATATATCAAAGGACTATGGTGGTGgcttcttctattatgttcattagCAGCTCTTCTTTCAACTGCAAGAAAATGACCAAGTGATGGAGCATTACTGTCACTGTTCCTTATCATCATTACATTCTTAGCATCTGTGCTGTTTCTTGGACACAAAGAGAAACACCATGCTGTTGTTTTAGACCTGTAGTTGTTTTTTTGTACTTCTGTCATTACACCATTTGGTCTAATTCCCCTTGTTGATCTTCTTGAGAGATTAATTATGCTGTTAACACCAATAAGACTTCCAAGTGTTGTGCTCCTATCATGGAAAAAAGACCCTGTGGACTGCAAATTCCAAACACATTTAATACCTTTTTGGACCGCTCTAAAAAATAATAGACGATaaatgtatatgaatgtatattaAGTaagaatatacatataatatggaTGTCGTAtacacagatatacatataatatacgtgtcATAGACATAATCAATGTGTATGTTTTGTATATTGGCTAGTCCCTGTAATTAAGTTTGGCTGACGGGCCAAAAATGAAGAAAGCCACTTTTTTAAATAATTTAGAAATTTCAAGTAGCCATAATTGGAGATTAAGTAATTTTCTATAAATGATTATTTTCAATCTAGTGTACTTAAGATTTTGACAAAAGTGCCTGTGGAGCTGCTCCTGGTTTTGGAGCCAGCAGGTTCTGAATCAGCAGCACATACACTCTTAATAAGGGGCGTCATCCGACATTACTCCGTAAAAGGCTTTCTTATATGCGTAAATATTCTTTTTGTAAGAAACAACACA
The sequence above is a segment of the Lycium barbarum isolate Lr01 chromosome 6, ASM1917538v2, whole genome shotgun sequence genome. Coding sequences within it:
- the LOC132643558 gene encoding uncharacterized protein At3g17950-like yields the protein MAQQEEGWPLGLQPLNLRIGLGNRSRDGSTSFNTSLSDSLTSSTDSSSDLDTESTGSFFHDRSTTLGSLIGVNSIINLSRRSTRGIRPNGVMTEVQKNNYRSKTTAWCFSLCPRNSTDAKNVMMIRNSDSNAPSLGHFLAVERRAANEHNRRSHHHSPLIYGPDEFAMALPNRDQNSLFANGQIAPPQLSPWSSGSDDIENRQRTNRELDHDAHGQGAPLLFPCMCG